In Nocardia sp. NBC_01327, the genomic stretch GTTGCGCGGGGATTTGACTTCGAGGCGAGAGGCCATGCATTGGACCTCGGGCGTGCTGGGCGTGCCGACTGTCATCCACGGAATCGTGGGCATGGGCCACTCTTTCGATAGGAGGGGGCGGATCACCGACCGTCTCCGCAATACTCCACAGTGGAATGAATCCTGTCAACAGCAAGATGCTTCGTCCGCTATCGGAACCCGGAGCGGATGGCAGCTCCGGTGTACAGCTACGCCGTCTTTTGCCGGGGCAGCAGTATCGCGCGCCCGGTCGCCAGTAGCGGCTGCAGGTTCTGATCGTCGGCCAGATCGAGATAGATCGGACGCACACGGCGCCAGCGCGTGTGCCCGGGCTGCCCACTCATCACAGCGACCCTCCCGTTGGTCGTCACCACCGTGGCGCATTCGGCGCCGCAGCCGCGCCGATGCCCGCGACATCCTTCCAAGCTCCAGCCGACCAGCGTGATCGATTGCGCCCTACCAGGCATTGCAGGCCGACAATGCTCCGTCGGCCGGATCCCGGCGTGGGCGAGCTCGGCGATGAACGCGGCGATCTCGGCCCGGATCTTGACCCGGCCGCGGCGTGGGCGGGGGTTTCGTGGTGAGGCGAGATCGGCTGACATATCGACTCTTTCGTGAGGCACTCCGAAACTGGGAGCGTGGGATGGATCTTCCCCTCCACGATCGAGTCGAAACAGTCCCGGCGAATGTCTATCGACAACAATTTCACCGCGCGCAGGAATCTCGATCAGCTCCAGCACATTCGGGCACGGATCAGGGGTGCGGCGGGAACTGGCCGTTGGCGGTGATGGTGGTGCCGTTGAGGGTGAAGCTGACCACGCTGGGGCCGCCCTGGGGGCAGCACATCGGATCGTTGCCGACCGTCCAGTGGTAGGTGAGGGAGATGCTGGTGCGGGTGTGGGCGGTCAGCATGGTGAACATGTAGGGGTCGGAGGTGGTGGTGCCGAGGTACGTGCCGCCGGTGAACAGGAGGACCTGGGTGTAGGGGTGATTGGTGTTCGTATCGGCCATCATCCAGGACAGCAGCCCGTCGCAGCCGGAGCTGATCGGGTCATTGCTGGTCTGTCCGACGGACCAGGTGCCGATCGGGGCCGCGGGAAGCTTGGCCAGGGCGGATTGCGCGAGGGCGGAATTCGGGTCGAAGCACAGGCCGTTGGCGCTGCCGTTCGGGGCGCTGCGCTGCTGCGCGATGGGAGCAACGGCGCTCGTGGCCGGTGCCGAGGAGGTTGCCGTGCAACCCGTCGCGATCATGGCGACGGCCGCCGCGAGGACACCGATCGCCGCCGGCCGGACTGTGCTGAAGATGCTTCGAGTGCGCGCCACGTGATAGAGATCGCGAGGGTTGCCGATTGTGTTAGCGCAGGTAGAAGGGCCGCGAATATCAGGGGTCGCGGATTCGGGGTGCGGTGTCGTTGAATCGTCTGCGCGGACGGCGGTTTCGCCGGCCGGTGAATGAACGGAGACGGATATGTCAGGGCGTTTCGATGGCCGGGTCGCGGTGGTGACCGGAGCGTCGTCCGGGCTGGGGCAGGCCGTAGCACGGTCGCTGCAGGCGGACGGGGCGCGGGTGTTCGGCGTCGGACGCGATAAGGAACGCCTGGGAGCCACCCTCGACGGCCCCGAAACCGCTTGGCTGGCAGCCGATCTCGCCGATCCGGCCGCGAGCACCGCGGTGATCGAAGCCTGCGTCGAACGTTTCGGCGGAGTCGACATCCTGATCAATGCGGCGGGCGCCCACACCATGCGCCACACCGCGCAGACCACCGACGCCGACTGGCAGCACGACCTCGCCGTCAACCTCAGCGCCCCCTTCTTCCTCTCCCGCGCCGCCCTCCCCCACCTGCTCGAACGCCAGGGCAACATCGTCAATGTCGCCTCCATCGCGGGCCTCGAAGGCCAGGCCTACTCGGCCGCCTACTGCGCCGCCAAACACGGCCTCATCGGCCTCACCCGCGCCATGGCCCTGGAATTCGACAGCCGCGGCATCCGCATCAACGTCGTCTGCCCCGGCGGCATGACCACCCCCCTCCTGCAGAACTTCACCTTCCCCGAAGACCCCGACTACACCCTCATCATGAAAACCGCCGCCGCCCGCGGCCTCATGGACCCCGCCCAGGTAGCCAACGTCATCACCTTCCTCTGCTCCCCCGAAGCCTCCGCCGTCCACGGCGCCGTCTACACCGTCGACAACGGCAAAATGGCCCTCTGAACCGGGGTCGTGAACGAATCGCCGCATCTACCGATGGGCGCCCGCCGGCGCCGGCACAGCGGACTGCGTCCGCATTGCGGGATGTGTAATCGCTGGCTACGGTGAGGCCGTGATCATTTCTCGCGGGAAAGGCGCTGTGCGCCTCAGCCGTTGACCCCCGGAAAGACCCCGGCTACCGACGTGCGTCGTCGCGCGGGCGCGGTCCGGGATCGAAAGTGGCTGCAGCAGCGGCACTTAACTACCACCGGCGATTTCAGACTCGACTATCGTCCCGGACCCGGTGATGTCCTGCGGGTCATTCCCTGTATCGATACCATTCCCCTGACTGATCTCATCGACACCTTCGAGATCAGCGCGGGTATGCGGCCCGCCGGCGGTTGGTACGCCGGTCTCGCTCTGCGCTCCGGCCGATTCGAGCGACCGATGGCCTACTTCCATGGATCCGCTCCCCCCACCACGGAACACAAGACACCTGTACTCGTGTGCACCTGTGGGGAATTGGGCTGCGGCGGGTTGCTGACCCGCATCACTCTGACCGGCAACCTCGTCGTGTGGGATCGCTTCGGACTGCCCTATCGCACCGATCGTGACTACAGCGCATTCGGCCCTTTCCTGTTCGACCGCGACCGGTACGACAAAGCCGTCCGCGCTCTGGACGCCGAACTCGCCACCGACAAATGAAAGGAGCAATCGCAACATGTCTGGTTCGCTGATCACTCGCCGCATACTCGGCGACCGCCCCTTCGCCGAGATCGGCGAGCCTTCGGCTGTAGTTGTCGACGAGGAGCGTTACCTTGTTGCTGTAGGCGGCGACATGGGGTATCTGGGATGGTCCGGCTGCGGTACCACCAACTACCGGTGGCGCCAGTACCGCGTGGGACTCTATGGCACACAGGATCTTCGGTGCCGGTGGGTCGTGGATTCCCGGTGGCCCGTCCACTCGATGGCCTTTCACCCGACGCTGCCGATAGTGGCCGTGGGCACCGGGTCGTACGACGGGGGTTACTCCTACGAGGGCGAACTGCTGATCCTCGATCTGCGGTCGGGACTCTCGACCTCGGTGCTGCGCTGGGCACGCGAACTGATGCACGTCGAATGGGCCGACAAGCGGGCTCTACGGATCCTGGCCGCTCCAGTAGACAGCTTCCCCGGCGGCCGTTACGACGCGGCGGCGCACTCCTACGCGTACTCCGCGGTCCTCGAACGGCCCGACTGGAGCGATGTGGCGGGCAAATCGGTTCAGGCGGAAGAGCTCATCGGGCCGCGCGTCGAATTCCAGCGCCCATCACGAGAATCGGTGACCGGTCGGGGCATCGCGGCGCTCGCCGCGTTGACCGGGAGACCATGGGAGCCGCGCCGGCAGGTGTGGGATGTGCAGCAGCTGCAGGACGGGCGGGTGCTGGCCTGCGCGGAAGGTGTTATCGCCGAATCATGGCTGCCCGACCGGCAATTGCAGTGGCGAATCGAGAACGAGGGAGCCGGCCGACAACTTGTGATTCGGTCCGATCAGCTCGAGGCCTGGGTCAATGTGCCGTGGCGATCGCGCCGCGTGGGCGAGGAACGGGTCACCGAGTCACCGCTCGTCGCCCGGGTGTCGCTCGATGACGGAAGAGTGCTGGAATCCCTGCTCCTGAGTTCAGCCGTCACACTGACCACACGCGAAGATGGCTGGCTCGCACTGCGTTCCACTGACCACGAATGCGGCAACGGCTGGCTCGCGCTGATCGGCCCAGCGGGCGAAACTCCCGAATTTCACGTGCCGCTCGGAGGATTCGAAGCCCGCAACAATGCTTTTCCGATCCGCCACAGCGGGCAGTTGCTCTTCCTGCGGGGCAAAGACAGTGAGGAGCCATGGCAGGACAAACACGTTGTTGCCGTCGACATGACCGGCCCCGATGGCGTGCCGTCGACCCGGGAACTGTTTCCCCTCGAGTGGGATACCGCACGCGCCGGACACCTTTTCGGCGGGCCCGGCATCGAGATTGGCAGTCCAGGTAACCGAGACCTGGTGCACGCCGGGTTCGTTCACGACGGTGCCGGTCTACTGCCCGGCAATGTCTTCGTTGTCCGGCGCAGCGGCCTGTACGGCGCCGTGCGGTGGGTGTTCACCGCCGACTTCCCCGCCACCGCGTTGGACGGGGACGAGAACACGGTCTACGTCGCCTTCAATTCCGGTGAACTGGTCGCCCTGCACACCTCGGACGGGACCGTGCGGTGGCGGCAGCACCTGGAAGTCGACGGCCAACCAGTGGTCCCCCTTTCGCTCACACTCACCGGACCGGGGCGGTTGCTGATCGGAACCGTGGACGGACGGATCCTCGACTGTTCGATCGAGTAGGGCGGAGGGTGCGGGCGTCTCAGCTCACAAAGCGGGCCGATGGCGACGAAGGCTGCACGCGATCGGTCAGGAATAGTCGGGGATGTAGTGGTAGCCGGGGATTCGCTTCTGGCCGTTGCAGTTCGGGCATACCAGTCGCTTCGGCATTCCGCTGGGGTAGCGCTCTGTGTCCGAGTGGACATAGCCCCATCCGGAACAGAGTTCGCAGGGGACGATGCCCTCGACACGGCGGACCTGGCCGGTGGCATTGCAGGTCTGGCAGTGGCCCAGGGGCTTGTAGATGTAGCCGTTTCCGAAACAGGCACCGCATCGGACCGGGCGGGTCACCCACTGGGCGGAGGTTTCGAAGCCTTCTTGGGTGGAGTACTCGCTCCAGCCTCGTCCCTCACACTCACCACACGGTCCCGAGAGTGTGCGGTGACCCGCCCCGTTGCAGTCCGGGCACTTCATCGGGCTGCTAAGCGCTACCGAATGCACCGAGGATCGCGTTGGCGGCACCGTTGCCGAGACCCCAACCGAGACCGCTGACCAAGCTGTTGGCAAACATCTGAATCAAGTTATCCATATCGCTCCATAGCCTTTCGATCCGAAATCTTCGCCGTCATCCTACTCCGCGAAGAACGAGTAGATCGGTCTGTTCAAGCCGGAGGAAAACGGCACGACCCTCGATCCATTTGCGGCACAACGGATTAGATTCCTATTGCACGGTGGTGAAGGTAGCCATCATGGCCATATCCTCGTGCTCCAGATTGTGGCAGTGCAGAACGAATCGCCCGGCATAGTCGGTGAAGCGGATAGCGACTTCCGCCACCTCGGTTGCCGCCAGATTCAGAGTGTCCTTCCACCCCGCATCGGTCGCATGCGGCGGATTGCCATTACGCGAGAGCACCTGGAACTGGTTGAGGTGCACATGAATCGGATGATTGAGATCGGTGCTGAACCGCCAGATCTCCACCTCCCCCAGCTTCGGCTCGGCGATGACCTCGTCGACGGCATAGGCGCGGCCATTGATCGTCCAGCCCACCATGCCGTCGACATCGCCGCGGCGAAAGTCGAACAGGCGGGTGCGCACCGCGGCCGCCCGGTCCAGCCGCTCGATCGGAACGAGCACATCCGGAACCACCGAGGAATCATCGGCGCGGTCCCCCACCACAAAACGCATGACCTGCGCGGCCCTCCCGGAGCCGAGATCATTGTGGACCGTCACCTGATCACCCGGCGCGCACCCGGAGAAGTCCACCACCACATCGAACCGCTCACCCGGCGCGATATCCACCGCCGAAAGGTGTTGTGCGCGTTCCAGCAGACCACCGTCGGACCCGATCTGCACGAACCCACCGGCCCGGCCGCCGGGCGAATCCATGCGCAGCCGATACACCCGGGCATTGGAAGCATTGAGCAACCGCAGCCGATAGCGCGCACCCCCAACCCGATGCACCGGCCACGGCACACCATTGACGAGAATGACATCGCCGAGCACACCCTGCACGTACTTCCCTGTCACACCGGGCTTTTCCATCATCGACGGGTCCAGCGCCGGGTACATGAGAGACCCGTCCGCATGGAACGCCCGATCGGTGATCATCAGCGGCAGATCACGCTCTCCGGAGGGCAGCCGCAGCCGGTTCTCCGCCTCATCCACGATGAGATGGAATCCGGCCAGCCCGTGCCACACCGAAGCACCGGTGAAATCCATCCGATGGTCGTGGTACCACAGCGTGGCAGCCGGCTGCTGCGTCGGATACTCGTAATCCCGCTCACCGGTCATGGTCCGCGCCAGCGAATCACGCTGCATACCAGCCATATCGGCCATCGAATCCGAGCCGACCGGATACAGCAGATCGGTGGGATAGCCGTCGGAATCGTGCGGCACATGACCACCGTGCAGGTGCACGACAGTCGGCACGGGCAATTCATTGCGATGCCTGACGACGGTGCGCCTGCCGCGCGCCGAGACAAGCGTCGGACCAGGAAAAGTGCCGTTGTAGCTCAAAATCGGTGTGTCATAACCGGGCACAATCTGCGCCGTCGCCCGGCGCTGCGTCATGCGGTAGTAGTCCGTATCCGCATCCCGCCGTTCCGGCGCCAGCACCGCGGGCACCGTGAGCGACCGCGTGAACGGTTCGGGCAGTGCCACTTCCGAGGTGAGCTGCGCACCGACGGTCGCGCTGTCACCGGCGAACCGGAAACCCGCGGCCACGCCCGCCGCGCCCACCACACCGAGCGCCCCGGCCAGCCGGAAGACATCCCGGCGGCTCATCGCATTCACCTGTCCCCCAGCGCATCGGCGCCGACCAGCACCGGAGCACGCCACACCTGCACCAGCAACGCCAGCAATCCGGCAATGACGAGCACACCGAGCGGGACGTGAATCGCCAGAATCGCCTTATGCCCCAGCATGATCTCGATACCGCAGGCCAGGGTGAGACCCAGACTCGTCCAGAAGGTCCACGAGAGCGCCCCGCGCCGCCAGGCGACCGCGAAAGCAATGGTCAGCAGCAGTGAGATGACCGCGAGAATGAGCCCGTTGAGCGAATGCGCGTCCAACGCACGATAACTGCCGGACATGAATCGCCCCGCGAACATGGCCTGCGTCAGTCCGTCCACCCCGGCGAGCAGCGTCAGCCCGCGCAGAATCCAGAGCAGCGCCCGGTTCATCGCGCGCTCTTCCGAGCGGTGAGCAACCACGCCGGAATCGGGGCCGGACCGTGTCCGGGCAGCGATCCCAGCATTTCATCGCGACGCAGCACCTCGACGGTCCAGCCGATGGCGAACGCGGCACGCAGTTCGGCTTCGGTCATACGCTGCGGCCCCGGACCGGGCGGCGCCGCATCGCTGACCGCCAGGATATGGACTGCCGCATCCGAACTCGTCACCCGATGCAGCGCGGCGACATAGCGATCACGATCGGACCCGGTGAAGGTGTGGAGCAGACCGGAATCGAGAACAGTGTCGAAACTGTCTTCGTACCCGGTCAATTCACGAGCATCGGCGGTATCGAACTCGGCCCGCACGCCCAGCCGCTCCGCCTTCGCCCGGGCATGCGCGATGCCGGTAGCGGCGAAATCCAGTCCGGTGACGTCATATCCGCGACCCGCGAGATACAGCGCGTTCTCACCGGTGCCGCAACCGGCGTCCAGCACCCGGCCGCGGATGCCGCCGGTTTCGGCCAGTTCCACCACCAGCGGCTGCGGCTTGCCGATATCCCATCCGGCGGCCGTGATCACGGCTCCGGTCGGCGGTTGCGAGCGATAGACGGATTCGAAGAACTCCCCGGCTTCCGGCTGCTGCGGACCTGTCATGGCCATCCTCCCGACGCCCCGGCCCATACCGGGATCGAATAGTTCATATTTGAGAACTATTCAGAAGTCTGAAGTTGTAGAGTGACCCTGTCAAGGACGGATTTTCAGCGACACGGATTTTCAGAGACAGGGAGAACGGGTGGGTGAGCCACAGC encodes the following:
- a CDS encoding SDR family NAD(P)-dependent oxidoreductase — protein: MSGRFDGRVAVVTGASSGLGQAVARSLQADGARVFGVGRDKERLGATLDGPETAWLAADLADPAASTAVIEACVERFGGVDILINAAGAHTMRHTAQTTDADWQHDLAVNLSAPFFLSRAALPHLLERQGNIVNVASIAGLEGQAYSAAYCAAKHGLIGLTRAMALEFDSRGIRINVVCPGGMTTPLLQNFTFPEDPDYTLIMKTAAARGLMDPAQVANVITFLCSPEASAVHGAVYTVDNGKMAL
- a CDS encoding class I SAM-dependent methyltransferase; the protein is MTGPQQPEAGEFFESVYRSQPPTGAVITAAGWDIGKPQPLVVELAETGGIRGRVLDAGCGTGENALYLAGRGYDVTGLDFAATGIAHARAKAERLGVRAEFDTADARELTGYEDSFDTVLDSGLLHTFTGSDRDRYVAALHRVTSSDAAVHILAVSDAAPPGPGPQRMTEAELRAAFAIGWTVEVLRRDEMLGSLPGHGPAPIPAWLLTARKSAR
- a CDS encoding LppP/LprE family lipoprotein, with product MARTRSIFSTVRPAAIGVLAAAVAMIATGCTATSSAPATSAVAPIAQQRSAPNGSANGLCFDPNSALAQSALAKLPAAPIGTWSVGQTSNDPISSGCDGLLSWMMADTNTNHPYTQVLLFTGGTYLGTTTSDPYMFTMLTAHTRTSISLTYHWTVGNDPMCCPQGGPSVVSFTLNGTTITANGQFPPHP
- a CDS encoding multicopper oxidase family protein; the protein is MSRRDVFRLAGALGVVGAAGVAAGFRFAGDSATVGAQLTSEVALPEPFTRSLTVPAVLAPERRDADTDYYRMTQRRATAQIVPGYDTPILSYNGTFPGPTLVSARGRRTVVRHRNELPVPTVVHLHGGHVPHDSDGYPTDLLYPVGSDSMADMAGMQRDSLARTMTGERDYEYPTQQPAATLWYHDHRMDFTGASVWHGLAGFHLIVDEAENRLRLPSGERDLPLMITDRAFHADGSLMYPALDPSMMEKPGVTGKYVQGVLGDVILVNGVPWPVHRVGGARYRLRLLNASNARVYRLRMDSPGGRAGGFVQIGSDGGLLERAQHLSAVDIAPGERFDVVVDFSGCAPGDQVTVHNDLGSGRAAQVMRFVVGDRADDSSVVPDVLVPIERLDRAAAVRTRLFDFRRGDVDGMVGWTINGRAYAVDEVIAEPKLGEVEIWRFSTDLNHPIHVHLNQFQVLSRNGNPPHATDAGWKDTLNLAATEVAEVAIRFTDYAGRFVLHCHNLEHEDMAMMATFTTVQ